A window of the Garra rufa chromosome 10, GarRuf1.0, whole genome shotgun sequence genome harbors these coding sequences:
- the vopp1a gene encoding WW domain binding protein VOPP1 produces MRQLCGLLITLLFAETVAEKKYCWYFEGDYPVYFVCKTYEDCCGTQCCVRALSVQRIWYFWLLLIIGILCCCSTGYFIRRRVHPYPPPEGPDFTVAFTRQPIISPGLRHNYGDSETAVISTIYPVQTRTGHMTAVYSALPPYYSQPPPSYDQVMQDSQKK; encoded by the exons ATGCGACAATTATGCGGCCTCCTCATCACACTTTTATTTGCTGAG ACAgttgctgaaaaaaagtactgtTGGTACTTTGAAGGAGATTATCCTGTGTACTTCGT ATGCAAGACATATGAAGACTGCTGTGGCACACAATGCTGTGTTCGAGCCCTTTCTGTTCAGAGAATATGGTATTTCTG GCTGCTGCTGATTATTGGCATTTTGTGCTGCTGCAGTACTGGCTACTTCATTCGCAGACGTGTCCACCCTTACCCTCCACCTGAGGGACCTGATTTTACCGTGGCCTTCACTAGACAGCCTATCATATCACCAG GATTGCGTCACAATTATGGAGACTCAGAGACTGCAGTCATTTCCACCATCTACCCAGTGCAGACCCGCACCGGTCACATGACTGCAGTGTATTCAGCGCTGCCGCCCTACTACAGCCAGCCCCCTCCTTCCTATGATCAGGTCATGCAGGACTCACAGAAGAAATAA